From Salminus brasiliensis chromosome 21, fSalBra1.hap2, whole genome shotgun sequence, a single genomic window includes:
- the LOC140542923 gene encoding uncharacterized protein isoform X1: MHSGTVEKAGSPRKRVLSRGMSEEESLRHIIKEAEESNKRSLSRSDSRYGSLKRGETRESQSEEERAENPDMMELQANYEDCLQELQTLELRQEVLLFQVDCLQDALQGAEEMLAETQREAHEASMELERERERRKKLEDTVAVLMQEVEQLKEEKDSLSADLAKSTAESVGAGDKPAVEVDGGAPILATISDGVSQSSGSIFGPQEQKVMGLLASFFKNRRPDPSLSKQASPQDSSEGTSVDQEVKEPGKQSEPGSVQEGGVCQKAQEGEENDESSGYEDAPSEFSPASTPDGYLEAALLEDAGDTEEGEPRNSDDPRIPRNPADSCVLS, encoded by the exons ATGCACTCGGGGACGGTGGAGAAGGCTGGCTCGCCCAGAAAACGGGTCCTCTCCAGGGGGATGAGCGAGGAAGAGTCGCTTCGACATATTATAAAAGAG GCTGAGGAGTCAAACAAGCGCAGCCTATCCCGCAGCGACAGCAGATACGGGTCACTGAAACGGGGAGAAACAAGAGAAAGTCAG AGTGAAGAGGAGCGTGCAGAGAACCCAGATATG ATGGAGCTCCAAGCAAACTACGAAGACTGCCTGCAGGAACTGCAGACCCTTGAGCTCCGGCAGGAGGTGCTGCTATTCCAGGTGGACTGTCTCCAGGATGCCCTTCAGGGGGCTGAAGAGATGCTCGCTGAAACACAAAGAGAAGCTCATGAAGCCAGCATG GAGCTGGAGCGAGAAAGGGAGCGGAGGAAGAAGTTGGAGGACACGGTTGCTGTGCTGATGCAGGAGGTGGAGCAGTTAAAGGAG GAgaaagattccctttctgcaGACCTGGCCAAAAGCACAGCTGAGAGCGTTGGGGCAGGAGATAAGCCTGCTGTGGAAGTAGATGGAGGAGCTCCCATCTTGGCCACCATCTCAGATGGAGTCTCGCAGTCTTCGGGCTCCATCTTTGGACCTCAAGAACAGAAAGTCATGGGACTCCTGGCCTCCTTTTTCAAGAACAGAAGACCTGACCCCAGCTTATCAAAGCAAGCAAGTCCTCAGGATTCTTCAGAAGGAACGTCAGTGGACCAGGAGGTGAAGGAACCTGGGAAACAGTCAGAGCCAGGGTCAGTGCAGGAGGGTGGAGTTTGCCAGAAAGCTCAGGAAGGGGAGGAGAATGATGAGAGTAGTGGCTATGAAGACGCCCCTTCAGAGTTCTCGCCTGCTTCTACTCCAGATGGGTATTTGGAAGCAGCCTTGTTGGAAGATGCAGGAGATACTGAAGAGGGGGAACCGAGGAATAGCGATGATCCCAGGATCCCAAGGAACCCAGCAGACTCCTGTGTTCTGTCTTAA
- the LOC140542923 gene encoding uncharacterized protein isoform X2, translated as MHSGTVEKAGSPRKRVLSRGMSEEESLRHIIKEAEESNKRSLSRSDSRYGSLKRGETRESQMELQANYEDCLQELQTLELRQEVLLFQVDCLQDALQGAEEMLAETQREAHEASMELERERERRKKLEDTVAVLMQEVEQLKEEKDSLSADLAKSTAESVGAGDKPAVEVDGGAPILATISDGVSQSSGSIFGPQEQKVMGLLASFFKNRRPDPSLSKQASPQDSSEGTSVDQEVKEPGKQSEPGSVQEGGVCQKAQEGEENDESSGYEDAPSEFSPASTPDGYLEAALLEDAGDTEEGEPRNSDDPRIPRNPADSCVLS; from the exons ATGCACTCGGGGACGGTGGAGAAGGCTGGCTCGCCCAGAAAACGGGTCCTCTCCAGGGGGATGAGCGAGGAAGAGTCGCTTCGACATATTATAAAAGAG GCTGAGGAGTCAAACAAGCGCAGCCTATCCCGCAGCGACAGCAGATACGGGTCACTGAAACGGGGAGAAACAAGAGAAAGTCAG ATGGAGCTCCAAGCAAACTACGAAGACTGCCTGCAGGAACTGCAGACCCTTGAGCTCCGGCAGGAGGTGCTGCTATTCCAGGTGGACTGTCTCCAGGATGCCCTTCAGGGGGCTGAAGAGATGCTCGCTGAAACACAAAGAGAAGCTCATGAAGCCAGCATG GAGCTGGAGCGAGAAAGGGAGCGGAGGAAGAAGTTGGAGGACACGGTTGCTGTGCTGATGCAGGAGGTGGAGCAGTTAAAGGAG GAgaaagattccctttctgcaGACCTGGCCAAAAGCACAGCTGAGAGCGTTGGGGCAGGAGATAAGCCTGCTGTGGAAGTAGATGGAGGAGCTCCCATCTTGGCCACCATCTCAGATGGAGTCTCGCAGTCTTCGGGCTCCATCTTTGGACCTCAAGAACAGAAAGTCATGGGACTCCTGGCCTCCTTTTTCAAGAACAGAAGACCTGACCCCAGCTTATCAAAGCAAGCAAGTCCTCAGGATTCTTCAGAAGGAACGTCAGTGGACCAGGAGGTGAAGGAACCTGGGAAACAGTCAGAGCCAGGGTCAGTGCAGGAGGGTGGAGTTTGCCAGAAAGCTCAGGAAGGGGAGGAGAATGATGAGAGTAGTGGCTATGAAGACGCCCCTTCAGAGTTCTCGCCTGCTTCTACTCCAGATGGGTATTTGGAAGCAGCCTTGTTGGAAGATGCAGGAGATACTGAAGAGGGGGAACCGAGGAATAGCGATGATCCCAGGATCCCAAGGAACCCAGCAGACTCCTGTGTTCTGTCTTAA